Proteins encoded in a region of the Tripterygium wilfordii isolate XIE 37 chromosome 21, ASM1340144v1, whole genome shotgun sequence genome:
- the LOC119990037 gene encoding putative callose synthase 8 isoform X5 has product MAYELHGMLTGAVSLTDWEKVMPAYGGGSESFLNKEAAKSKGRTADHSTWRNYDDLNEYFWSPDCFQIGWPMREDHNFFCVNSSNRCKTEKILVSLNTKAERGKGKRNEDKDEEEAGMEGNRQPKWLGKTNFVEIRSLWQIYRSFDRMWSFFVLSLQAMIVIASHDLQSPLQVFDSEIFEDILSIFITSAILKLIRAILDIAFAWKARCTMELSQRRKYVLRLVFAVIWVVVLPSCYAKSRRKYCFSTQYVSWLQEWCISSYMVAVAIYLSNNAVEVVLFFVPIVWKFIEVSNCRICTFFSFWAQPRLFVGRGMQETQVSILKYTLFWVLVLCSKFLFSYNFEIKPLIEPTKLIMRIGVENYDWHELFPKVKSNAGAIVAVWAPIVVVYFMDTQIWYSVFCTIFGGVYGVLHHLGEIRTLGMLRSRFHTLPAACNACLIPPPSSKLERKRQRTSLFGRRIREVSENKKRGIANFVLLWNQIITTFRSEDLISNREMDLMTMPMSTELFDGVVRWPIFLLANKFSTALSIARDFVGKDKLLLKKIKKDKYMYCAVKECYDSLKYILDILVVGDLEKRVVSSIFNEIEESIGRSSLLEDFKMSELPALQAKCIELVELLVEANESHYVDVVKVLQDIFELLTSDIMINGSRILDLLQSFQTMECDSTYFTRKIDPQLFESASEKNSIHFPLPNCGSLNEQIKRLLLLLTVKDKAMDIPANIEARRRVSFFATSLFMDMPSAPKIRNMLSFSVMTPHFMEDINYSMKELQSSTEGVSILFYMQRIYPDEWENFLERMGCGSLVELKGNSKEEELRNWASFRGQTLNRTVRGMMYYREALKVQAFLDIAENEDILEGYDAAESNNRTLSQLDALADLKFTYVISCQMFGSQKASGDPHAQDILDLMKSYPSLRVAYVEEKEEIVYDKRHKVYSSVLVKADNGYDQEIYRIKLPGPPNIGEGKPENQNHAIIFTRGEALQTIDMNQDNYLEEAFKMRNLLQELLRHHGRRPPTILGLREHIFTGSVSSLAWFMSYQETSFVTIGQRLLANPLRVRFHYGHPDVFDRLFHITRGGISKASKTINLSEDVFAGFNSTLRRGCITYHEYLQVGKGRDVGLNQISKFEAKIANGNSEQTLSRDIYRLGRRFDFFRMLSCYFTTVGFYFSSLISVIGIYVFLYGQLYLVLSGLEKALVIEAKLQNIPSLETALASQSFIQLGLLTGLPMVMEIGLEKGFLTAVKDFVLMQLQLAAVFFTFSLGTKIHYYGRTIMHGGAQYRPTGRKVVVFHASFTENYRLYSRSHFVKGFELMLLLIVYYLFRRSYQGSVAYVLITYSIWFMSITWLFAPFLFNPSGFSWDKIVDDWKDWNKWIKQQGGIGIQQDKSWQSWWIDEQDHLRRSGLGARLFEILLSLRFFMYQYGLVYHLDISQQSKNFLVYVLSWIVILAIFLLVKAVNMGRLLFIAKYHLVFRLFKAILFLSCLAVIVILSRICHLSLKDLIVCCLAFLPTGWGLILIAQVARPKIEDTGLWDFTLVLAKAYDYGMGVVLFTPIAVLAWLPIISAFQTRFLFNEAFNRRLQIQPILAGKKKE; this is encoded by the exons ATGGCGTATGAATTGCATGGTATGTTAACCGGTGCTGTCAGCTTGACTGATTGGGAGAAGGTCATGCCAGCATATGGAGGGGGGTCAGAGTCATTCCTTAACAAG GAAGCTGCAAAAAGCAAAGGCCGGACTGCTGATCATTCTACATGGAGAAACTACGATGATTTGAATGAATATTTTTG GTCTCCTGATTGTTTCCAGATTGGTTGGCCCATGCGAGAggaccataattttttttgtgttaattCTTCTAATAGATGCAAGACTGAGAAAATTCTTGTATCACTTAATACGAAGGCAGAAAGAGGCAAGggaaaaagaaatgaagataAAGACGAGGAGGAG GCAGGAATGGAAGGAAATCGTCAACCCAAATGGTTAGGGAAGACAAATTTTGTAGAGATACGTTCGTTGTGGCAAATTTATAGGAGCTTTGATCGCATGTGGAGCTTTTTTGTGCTGTCCCTTCAG GCAATGATAGTAATTGCTTCCCATGATTTACAATCTCCACTTCAAGTGTTTGACTCAGAAATTTTTGAGGACATTTTGAGCATCTTCATTACATCTGCAATTCTTAAACTCATACGAG CAATTCTTGACATTGCATTCGCATGGAAAGCTAGATGCACCATGGAATTATCCCAAAGAAGGAAATATGTGTTGAGGCTGGTTTTTGCAGTAATATGGGTGGTTGTTCTCCCCTCGTGTTATGCCAAATCAAGAAGGAAGTATTGTTTTTCGACTCAATATGTGAGCTGGCTTCAAGAATGGTGTATATCTTCCTATATGGTTGCGGTTGCAATTTATTTGTCTAATAATGCAGTTGAGGTGGTACTATTCTTTGTTCCTATTGTTTGGAAATTCATCGAGGTCTCAAATTGCCGGATATgcacatttttttctttctgggcACAG CCAAGATTGTTTGTTGGACGGGGGATGCAAGAAACCCAAGTATCTATTTTGAA GTATACATTGTTTTGGGTTCTGGTGTTGTGCAGCAAATTTTTATTCAGCTACAATTTTGAG ATTAAACCACTTATAGAACCAACAAAACTCATCATGAGAATCGGTGTTGAGAATTATGATTGGCATGAGCTTTTCCCAAaag TCAAGAGTAATGCTGGTGCAATCGTGGCTGTGTGGGCTCCTATTGTAGTT GTGTATTTTATGGACACACAGATTTGGTATTCAGTTTTCTGCACAATCTTTGGGGGTGTTTATGGAGTTTTGCATCATCTGGGTGAG ATTCGTACATTAGGTATGCTGAGAAGTAGATTTCACACATTGCCTGCGGCATGTAATGCTTGCTTGATACCACCACCATCATCGAAACTTGAGCGGAAGAGACAAAGAACAAGCTTATTTGGCAGGAGAATTAGAGAG GtatctgaaaataaaaaaagaggcaTTGCAAATTTTGTTCTATTATGGAACCAAATCATTACTACTTTTCGGTCAGAGGACTTAATAAGCAATAG GGAGATGGATTTAATGACAATGCCCATGTCAACTGAGTTATTTGATGGTGTGGTTCGTTGGCCAATTTTTCTCCTAGCAAATAAG TTTTCAACAGCACTGAGCATTGCAAGAGATTTTGTTGGAAAGGACAAGCTTCTTCTCAAGAAGATTAAGAAAGACAAGTACATGTATTGTGCCGTAAAGGAATGCTATGATTCACTCAAGTACATCCTTGATATTCTTGTTGTGGGTGATCTGGAGAAAAG GGTTGTATCAAGCATATtcaatgaaattgaagaaagcaTTGGAAGGTCAAGTCTTCTTGAGGACTTCAAAATGAGTGAGCTCCCTGCCTTGCAAGCGAAATGCATTGAATTAGTTGAACTTCTG GTTGAGGCAAATGAAAGCCATTATGTTGATGTTGTCAAAGtcctccaagacatctttgagCTCCTAACCAGTGATATCATGATAAACGGATCGAG AATACTGGATTTGCTCCAGTCTTTCCAAACGATGGAATGTGATTCGACATATTTTACAAGGAAAATTGACCCACAGTTGTTTGAGTCTGCTAGTGAAAAGAATTCTATACATTTTCCACTGCCCAATTGTGGCTCTCTAAATGAACAG ATTAAGCGTCTTCTTTTGCTTCTAACTGTTAAAGATAAGGCAATGGACATTCCTGCAAATATAGAAGCTCGGAGGCGAGTTTCGTTCTTTGCTACCTCGCTTTTCATGGATATGCCTAGCGCTCCTAAAATACGCAATATGCTGTCATTCAG TGTTATGACTCCACACTTCATGGAAGACATTAATTATTCGATGAAAGAGCTTCAGTCAAGCACAGAAGGGGTTTCCATCTTATTTTATATGCAGAGGATATATCCAg ACGAGTGGGAAAATTTTTTGGAACGCATGGGCTGTGGAAGTCTTGTTGAGTTGAAAGGAAACAGCAAGGAAGAAGAACTCAGAAATTGGGCATCTTTCCGCGggcaaacactaaacagaacAG TTAGAGGAATGATGTACTACAGAGAAGCGTTAAAAGTTCAGGCGTTTCTTGACATAGCTGAAAATGAAG ATATTCTTGAAGGTTATGATGCTGCTGAAAGCAATAATCGTACATTATCTCAACTGGATGCACTAGCTGATTTGAAATTCACTTATGTTATTTCCTGCCAAATGTTTGGGTCCCAAAAGGCATCTGGAGATCCCCATGCACAAGACATACTTGATTTGATGAAAAG TTATCCTTCTCTGCGTGTGGCTTACGttgaggaaaaggaagagattGTGTATGACAAGCGTCACAAGGTTTATTCTTCTGTATTGGTTAAAGCTGATAATGGTTATGATCAG gaaATATATCGTATAAAGCTTCCTGGTCCACCAAATATTGGAGAAGGGAAGcctgaaaatcaaaatcatgctATTATTTTCACACGTGGGGAAGCTCTCCAAACTATTGATATGAACCAA GATAATTATTTAGAGGAAGCTTTTAAAATGAGAAATCTGCTACAAGAACTTCTACGTCACCATGGGCGGCGGCCGCCAACAATACTTGGTTTAAGGGAACACATATTCACCGGAAG TGTCTCTTCTCTAGCATGGTTCATGTCATATCAAGAGACGAGCTTTGTCACCATTGGTCAAAGGCTTCTTGCTAATCCTCTCAG AGTACGATTCCACTATGGACATCCAGATGTATTTGACAGGCTATTTCACATTACAAGAGGGGGCATAAGCAAAGCATCAAAAACAATAAACCTAAGCGAGGATGTTTTTGCTG GATTTAATTCTACCTTACGAAGAGGATGTATCACCTACCATGAGTACCTGCAAGTTGGCAAAGGTCGAGACGTAGGCCTTAATCAAATTTCAAAGTTTGAAGCTAAAATAGCTAATGGGAACAGTGAACAAACTCTGAGCCGTGATATATACCGCCTGGGACGTCGTTTTGATTTCTTCCGGATGTTATCTTGTTATTTCACAACCGTTGGTTTTTACTTTAGCAGCCTG ATTTCAGTAATTGGAATTTATGTGTTCCTTTACGGACAGCTATACCTTGTTCTCAGTGGATTGGAGAAAGCACTCGTTATCGAGGCAAAACTGCAGAATATACCATCACTGGAAACAGCTCTTGCATCGCAGTCATTTATCCAACTGGGGCTTCTCACAGGCTTACCAATGGTTATGGAGATTGGACTTGAGAAAGGATTTCTCACAGCagtcaaagattttgttctcaTGCAATTGCAGCTAGCTGCTGTTTTCTTCACCTTCTCTCTTGGAACAAAAATTCACTATTATGGTCGAACAATCATGCATGGGGGGGCTCAATACAGACCCACTGGGCGTAAAGTTGTGGTTTTTCATGCGAGCTTTACTGAGAATTACAGATTATATTCTCGAAGCCACTTTGTTAAAGGATTTGAGCTAATGTTGTTGTTGATTGTTTACTATTTGTTTAGGCGATCCTACCAGGGTAGTGTAGCATATGTATTGATCACTTATTCCATTTGGTTCATGTCCATCACTTGGTTGTTTGCACCCTTTTTATTTAATCCTTCTGGATTCAGTTGGGACAAAATAGTAGATGACTGGAAAGACTGGAATAAGTGGATCAAGCAGCAGGGAGGCATCGGAATTCAACAAGATAAAAGCTGGCAATCCTGGTGGATTGATGAGCAAGACCATCTTCGACGTTCAGGGCTGGGTGCTAGATTGTTTGAGATACTTCTGTCTCTCCGCTTTTTCATGTACCAGTATGGTCTGGTTTATCACCTTGATATCTCTCAGCAGAGCAAAAATTTTCTGGTTTATGTGCTCTCCTGGATTGTGATTCTTGCAATTTTCCTACTGGTCAAG GCTGTGAACATGGGAAGACTGTTGTTCATTGCAAAATATCACCTTGTGTTCAGGCTCTTTAAAGCAATCCTGTTCTTGAGTTGTCTTGCTGTCATAGTCATTCTCTCCCGCATTTGTCACCTTTCTTTGAAGGACTTGATTGTCTGCTGTCTAGCTTTTTTGCCTACAGGATGGGGCTTGATATTG ATTGCACAAGTTGCGAGGCCGAAGATCGAAGATACTGGATTGTGGGACTTTACACTGGTACTTGCTAAAGCATATGATTATGGAATGGGTGTTGTTCTTTTCACACCCATTGCTGTCTTGGCATGGCTCCCTATTATATCAGCCTTCCAGACTCGGTTTCTATTCAATGAGGCTTTCAACAGGAGACTACAAATTCAACCAATTCTTGCTGGGAAGAAAAAAGAGTAG
- the LOC119990037 gene encoding putative callose synthase 8 isoform X4 translates to MAYELHGMLTGAVSLTDWEKVMPAYGGGSESFLNKVVTPIYRVIFEEAAKSKGRTADHSTWRNYDDLNEYFWSPDCFQIGWPMREDHNFFCVNSSNRCKTEKILVSLNTKAERGKGKRNEDKDEEEAGMEGNRQPKWLGKTNFVEIRSLWQIYRSFDRMWSFFVLSLQAMIVIASHDLQSPLQVFDSEIFEDILSIFITSAILKLIRAILDIAFAWKARCTMELSQRRKYVLRLVFAVIWVVVLPSCYAKSRRKYCFSTQYVSWLQEWCISSYMVAVAIYLSNNAVEVVLFFVPIVWKFIEVSNCRICTFFSFWAQPRLFVGRGMQETQVSILKYTLFWVLVLCSKFLFSYNFEIKPLIEPTKLIMRIGVENYDWHELFPKVKSNAGAIVAVWAPIVVVYFMDTQIWYSVFCTIFGGVYGVLHHLGEIRTLGMLRSRFHTLPAACNACLIPPPSSKLERKRQRTSLFGRRIREVSENKKRGIANFVLLWNQIITTFRSEDLISNREMDLMTMPMSTELFDGVVRWPIFLLANKFSTALSIARDFVGKDKLLLKKIKKDKYMYCAVKECYDSLKYILDILVVGDLEKRVVSSIFNEIEESIGRSSLLEDFKMSELPALQAKCIELVELLVEANESHYVDVVKVLQDIFELLTSDIMINGSRILDLLQSFQTMECDSTYFTRKIDPQLFESASEKNSIHFPLPNCGSLNEQIKRLLLLLTVKDKAMDIPANIEARRRVSFFATSLFMDMPSAPKIRNMLSFSVMTPHFMEDINYSMKELQSSTEGVSILFYMQRIYPDEWENFLERMGCGSLVELKGNSKEEELRNWASFRGQTLNRTVRGMMYYREALKVQAFLDIAENEDILEGYDAAESNNRTLSQLDALADLKFTYVISCQMFGSQKASGDPHAQDILDLMKSYPSLRVAYVEEKEEIVYDKRHKVYSSVLVKADNGYDQEIYRIKLPGPPNIGEGKPENQNHAIIFTRGEALQTIDMNQDNYLEEAFKMRNLLQELLRHHGRRPPTILGLREHIFTGSVSSLAWFMSYQETSFVTIGQRLLANPLRVRFHYGHPDVFDRLFHITRGGISKASKTINLSEDVFAGFNSTLRRGCITYHEYLQVGKGRDVGLNQISKFEAKIANGNSEQTLSRDIYRLGRRFDFFRMLSCYFTTVGFYFSSLISVIGIYVFLYGQLYLVLSGLEKALVIEAKLQNIPSLETALASQSFIQLGLLTGLPMVMEIGLEKGFLTAVKDFVLMQLQLAAVFFTFSLGTKIHYYGRTIMHGGAQYRPTGRKVVVFHASFTENYRLYSRSHFVKGFELMLLLIVYYLFRRSYQGSVAYVLITYSIWFMSITWLFAPFLFNPSGFSWDKIVDDWKDWNKWIKQQGGIGIQQDKSWQSWWIDEQDHLRRSGLGARLFEILLSLRFFMYQYGLVYHLDISQQSKNFLVYVLSWIVILAIFLLVKAVNMGRLLFIAKYHLVFRLFKAILFLSCLAVIVILSRICHLSLKDLIVCCLAFLPTGWGLILIAQVARPKIEDTGLWDFTLVLAKAYDYGMGVVLFTPIAVLAWLPIISAFQTRFLFNEAFNRRLQIQPILAGKKKE, encoded by the exons ATGGCGTATGAATTGCATGGTATGTTAACCGGTGCTGTCAGCTTGACTGATTGGGAGAAGGTCATGCCAGCATATGGAGGGGGGTCAGAGTCATTCCTTAACAAGGTCGTGACTCCGATATACAGGGTTATATTTGAG GAAGCTGCAAAAAGCAAAGGCCGGACTGCTGATCATTCTACATGGAGAAACTACGATGATTTGAATGAATATTTTTG GTCTCCTGATTGTTTCCAGATTGGTTGGCCCATGCGAGAggaccataattttttttgtgttaattCTTCTAATAGATGCAAGACTGAGAAAATTCTTGTATCACTTAATACGAAGGCAGAAAGAGGCAAGggaaaaagaaatgaagataAAGACGAGGAGGAG GCAGGAATGGAAGGAAATCGTCAACCCAAATGGTTAGGGAAGACAAATTTTGTAGAGATACGTTCGTTGTGGCAAATTTATAGGAGCTTTGATCGCATGTGGAGCTTTTTTGTGCTGTCCCTTCAG GCAATGATAGTAATTGCTTCCCATGATTTACAATCTCCACTTCAAGTGTTTGACTCAGAAATTTTTGAGGACATTTTGAGCATCTTCATTACATCTGCAATTCTTAAACTCATACGAG CAATTCTTGACATTGCATTCGCATGGAAAGCTAGATGCACCATGGAATTATCCCAAAGAAGGAAATATGTGTTGAGGCTGGTTTTTGCAGTAATATGGGTGGTTGTTCTCCCCTCGTGTTATGCCAAATCAAGAAGGAAGTATTGTTTTTCGACTCAATATGTGAGCTGGCTTCAAGAATGGTGTATATCTTCCTATATGGTTGCGGTTGCAATTTATTTGTCTAATAATGCAGTTGAGGTGGTACTATTCTTTGTTCCTATTGTTTGGAAATTCATCGAGGTCTCAAATTGCCGGATATgcacatttttttctttctgggcACAG CCAAGATTGTTTGTTGGACGGGGGATGCAAGAAACCCAAGTATCTATTTTGAA GTATACATTGTTTTGGGTTCTGGTGTTGTGCAGCAAATTTTTATTCAGCTACAATTTTGAG ATTAAACCACTTATAGAACCAACAAAACTCATCATGAGAATCGGTGTTGAGAATTATGATTGGCATGAGCTTTTCCCAAaag TCAAGAGTAATGCTGGTGCAATCGTGGCTGTGTGGGCTCCTATTGTAGTT GTGTATTTTATGGACACACAGATTTGGTATTCAGTTTTCTGCACAATCTTTGGGGGTGTTTATGGAGTTTTGCATCATCTGGGTGAG ATTCGTACATTAGGTATGCTGAGAAGTAGATTTCACACATTGCCTGCGGCATGTAATGCTTGCTTGATACCACCACCATCATCGAAACTTGAGCGGAAGAGACAAAGAACAAGCTTATTTGGCAGGAGAATTAGAGAG GtatctgaaaataaaaaaagaggcaTTGCAAATTTTGTTCTATTATGGAACCAAATCATTACTACTTTTCGGTCAGAGGACTTAATAAGCAATAG GGAGATGGATTTAATGACAATGCCCATGTCAACTGAGTTATTTGATGGTGTGGTTCGTTGGCCAATTTTTCTCCTAGCAAATAAG TTTTCAACAGCACTGAGCATTGCAAGAGATTTTGTTGGAAAGGACAAGCTTCTTCTCAAGAAGATTAAGAAAGACAAGTACATGTATTGTGCCGTAAAGGAATGCTATGATTCACTCAAGTACATCCTTGATATTCTTGTTGTGGGTGATCTGGAGAAAAG GGTTGTATCAAGCATATtcaatgaaattgaagaaagcaTTGGAAGGTCAAGTCTTCTTGAGGACTTCAAAATGAGTGAGCTCCCTGCCTTGCAAGCGAAATGCATTGAATTAGTTGAACTTCTG GTTGAGGCAAATGAAAGCCATTATGTTGATGTTGTCAAAGtcctccaagacatctttgagCTCCTAACCAGTGATATCATGATAAACGGATCGAG AATACTGGATTTGCTCCAGTCTTTCCAAACGATGGAATGTGATTCGACATATTTTACAAGGAAAATTGACCCACAGTTGTTTGAGTCTGCTAGTGAAAAGAATTCTATACATTTTCCACTGCCCAATTGTGGCTCTCTAAATGAACAG ATTAAGCGTCTTCTTTTGCTTCTAACTGTTAAAGATAAGGCAATGGACATTCCTGCAAATATAGAAGCTCGGAGGCGAGTTTCGTTCTTTGCTACCTCGCTTTTCATGGATATGCCTAGCGCTCCTAAAATACGCAATATGCTGTCATTCAG TGTTATGACTCCACACTTCATGGAAGACATTAATTATTCGATGAAAGAGCTTCAGTCAAGCACAGAAGGGGTTTCCATCTTATTTTATATGCAGAGGATATATCCAg ACGAGTGGGAAAATTTTTTGGAACGCATGGGCTGTGGAAGTCTTGTTGAGTTGAAAGGAAACAGCAAGGAAGAAGAACTCAGAAATTGGGCATCTTTCCGCGggcaaacactaaacagaacAG TTAGAGGAATGATGTACTACAGAGAAGCGTTAAAAGTTCAGGCGTTTCTTGACATAGCTGAAAATGAAG ATATTCTTGAAGGTTATGATGCTGCTGAAAGCAATAATCGTACATTATCTCAACTGGATGCACTAGCTGATTTGAAATTCACTTATGTTATTTCCTGCCAAATGTTTGGGTCCCAAAAGGCATCTGGAGATCCCCATGCACAAGACATACTTGATTTGATGAAAAG TTATCCTTCTCTGCGTGTGGCTTACGttgaggaaaaggaagagattGTGTATGACAAGCGTCACAAGGTTTATTCTTCTGTATTGGTTAAAGCTGATAATGGTTATGATCAG gaaATATATCGTATAAAGCTTCCTGGTCCACCAAATATTGGAGAAGGGAAGcctgaaaatcaaaatcatgctATTATTTTCACACGTGGGGAAGCTCTCCAAACTATTGATATGAACCAA GATAATTATTTAGAGGAAGCTTTTAAAATGAGAAATCTGCTACAAGAACTTCTACGTCACCATGGGCGGCGGCCGCCAACAATACTTGGTTTAAGGGAACACATATTCACCGGAAG TGTCTCTTCTCTAGCATGGTTCATGTCATATCAAGAGACGAGCTTTGTCACCATTGGTCAAAGGCTTCTTGCTAATCCTCTCAG AGTACGATTCCACTATGGACATCCAGATGTATTTGACAGGCTATTTCACATTACAAGAGGGGGCATAAGCAAAGCATCAAAAACAATAAACCTAAGCGAGGATGTTTTTGCTG GATTTAATTCTACCTTACGAAGAGGATGTATCACCTACCATGAGTACCTGCAAGTTGGCAAAGGTCGAGACGTAGGCCTTAATCAAATTTCAAAGTTTGAAGCTAAAATAGCTAATGGGAACAGTGAACAAACTCTGAGCCGTGATATATACCGCCTGGGACGTCGTTTTGATTTCTTCCGGATGTTATCTTGTTATTTCACAACCGTTGGTTTTTACTTTAGCAGCCTG ATTTCAGTAATTGGAATTTATGTGTTCCTTTACGGACAGCTATACCTTGTTCTCAGTGGATTGGAGAAAGCACTCGTTATCGAGGCAAAACTGCAGAATATACCATCACTGGAAACAGCTCTTGCATCGCAGTCATTTATCCAACTGGGGCTTCTCACAGGCTTACCAATGGTTATGGAGATTGGACTTGAGAAAGGATTTCTCACAGCagtcaaagattttgttctcaTGCAATTGCAGCTAGCTGCTGTTTTCTTCACCTTCTCTCTTGGAACAAAAATTCACTATTATGGTCGAACAATCATGCATGGGGGGGCTCAATACAGACCCACTGGGCGTAAAGTTGTGGTTTTTCATGCGAGCTTTACTGAGAATTACAGATTATATTCTCGAAGCCACTTTGTTAAAGGATTTGAGCTAATGTTGTTGTTGATTGTTTACTATTTGTTTAGGCGATCCTACCAGGGTAGTGTAGCATATGTATTGATCACTTATTCCATTTGGTTCATGTCCATCACTTGGTTGTTTGCACCCTTTTTATTTAATCCTTCTGGATTCAGTTGGGACAAAATAGTAGATGACTGGAAAGACTGGAATAAGTGGATCAAGCAGCAGGGAGGCATCGGAATTCAACAAGATAAAAGCTGGCAATCCTGGTGGATTGATGAGCAAGACCATCTTCGACGTTCAGGGCTGGGTGCTAGATTGTTTGAGATACTTCTGTCTCTCCGCTTTTTCATGTACCAGTATGGTCTGGTTTATCACCTTGATATCTCTCAGCAGAGCAAAAATTTTCTGGTTTATGTGCTCTCCTGGATTGTGATTCTTGCAATTTTCCTACTGGTCAAG GCTGTGAACATGGGAAGACTGTTGTTCATTGCAAAATATCACCTTGTGTTCAGGCTCTTTAAAGCAATCCTGTTCTTGAGTTGTCTTGCTGTCATAGTCATTCTCTCCCGCATTTGTCACCTTTCTTTGAAGGACTTGATTGTCTGCTGTCTAGCTTTTTTGCCTACAGGATGGGGCTTGATATTG ATTGCACAAGTTGCGAGGCCGAAGATCGAAGATACTGGATTGTGGGACTTTACACTGGTACTTGCTAAAGCATATGATTATGGAATGGGTGTTGTTCTTTTCACACCCATTGCTGTCTTGGCATGGCTCCCTATTATATCAGCCTTCCAGACTCGGTTTCTATTCAATGAGGCTTTCAACAGGAGACTACAAATTCAACCAATTCTTGCTGGGAAGAAAAAAGAGTAG